TATAAATGTGCTCCTAGATTCTCGAGAAGCATCTGGGGAGCTCTATCTTCCTGGAGAAATAGTGGTAGCGAAGGGTCATGGCCTCTTTGTGTTGACGAAGAAGGTTCTACTCAGGTGTAGTTTCGGTTACACTGTTGATTCTGCAGGCTTACACAAATTCCCACATACTGAGTTTGAGATCCAGATCGAAAGGGTAAGTTCTTTGAAATCGGATAAGTATTTAGGTTGTTTTGATTCTATGTCTGTTGAATTTCCAATTGAGGTTCGAAATTTTAATAAGGGAGATAGCTTCATACCATATGGTATGAACGAATTTAAAAAATTGAAGAATTATTTTATTGATGAGAAGATACCTAAGTTTCTTAGGTGTCGAATTCCTATTTTCCTTTGTAAGGGCGAGATAATGTGGATTGGAGGAATGAGGGTTGATGAAAGATTTAAGGTTATCGACAAGAGAAAAAAGGTCTTGACCATTCGATTAATTAAACCCAATTTCGAAAAATTGCAAATACAATAGTTTTCACTAAAGGGGTAGGCCACAAGTCTTGCTTCCAAATAATCTTTGACCCCCACCTTCAATCCTCCCCCACAAATGTGGGGGGAGGACTAAGGTGGGGGTATCTCTATCTGTTATTCGAGGCCCCCATTAAAGCCAAGTAACCGGCTCCTAAAAGCCCCGCATCATCCCCTAATTCGCTTTTTTTAATCTCGACATATTCCATAGGAGCCCTAAGGCCCCTTTTCCGTGCTTCAATCAATGCGGATGCAATAAACAAGTCCCATGAGTTTGAGAGACCGCCGCCGATTATTATCATCTCAACATTCAAGAGATTTGTTAGGTTAGCGATTGCCATTCCCAATGCCTTCCCGAATGATTCCCAGATTTCATAAGAAAATTTATCTCCGATTCTTGCTGCCTTGCCTACTATCTCAGGAATATCATGAATGGTCACATGCCTAATTTCGTTTCTTAAAATCGTATTCAGATTTTTATTTCTTAAACCTTCTTTCACCATTCTTCTAATGGCCTCAGCGGAAGCGAAGCTTTCCAGACATCCAAAATTCCCACAATTACATTTTGGTCCATCAGGGTCAATCGTCATATGCCCGATTTCGCCTGCCATGCCATTTACACCTCGCCACAGCTTCCCATTTAGTATTATCCCGCCACCTAAGCCGGTTCCTAGGGTAAGAATAATGAGTGAATTTACGTCCTTACCTGCCCCGAGCCACCACTCCCCAAGGGCCGCACAATTGGCGTCATTTTCTGTGACGACATCGATAGCTGACCCAAGTTCGTGTATAAGCTTTTCTTTAATAGGGTAATCCTTTACTTCGGAGATATTTGGGGCTTGAGTTAATATCCCTTTATCAACATCTATTATCCCGGGAATGCCGATTCCTATACCTGAAATGTTTTCATCTGCTATCATTTCAGTCAAAAGGGATATCAGGTTTTCCATGACATATTCTATGCCTTTTTTTGCGTCGGATGATCTACTCTTACGGCTGACTATTTTTCCGTTTCTATCTATCGAGGCGGCTCTTAGGTTGGTTCCGCCTATATCTACACCGATCACTACTTTATCCATATCGACTCTTCATTGATACTGATTTGAGTTTTGGAACTATTCTTCATCGTTTAATAATTCTTTTCCCGAACTGATTTTAGCATAAATATCGTTAGTATTTATGATTGATAATCAAATGCGGTTGGAATAATTGAATAATTAGTTGTTAGCTCAAACTCGAATTTTGTTGTCACTTCACTTTTATTATAATAATGTATAGGGGCTTTTTACGTTAATTAAATGTATTGCGGGAGAATTTATGGAATATGGTTTAACAGAAGAACAGGAGATGATAAGGAATCTTGCAAGAGATTTTGCGAGAAATGAAATCGCTCCAGCTGCGAATATATATGATAGAACGGCTGAATTTCCTCATGACATTTTATCAAAGGTGCGTGAAGTGGGGTTGATCAATCTGTGTATACCCGAAGAATATGGGGGCAATGATCTAACCCCAATTGAGAGGATTTTAGTAACCGAGGAACTGGCATGGGGTTGTACCGGCATTACAGTTGCTATAACTGTAATTAATAGTCTTGCAGCTGAGCCTATTCTTCTTGCTGGGACAAATGAGCAGAAGAAAAGATATCTGGGAATGCTATCCGAGGGATTGGGTTCATACTGTGTGACCGAACCTAACGCTGGTTCGGATATGGCTTCCATTAGTACTCGAGCCAGGAGAGTCGGTAGAGGATTTGAACTCGACGGACAAAAGACATGGATATCTAATGCACACGAAGCGTCTTTTTTCGTCGTCTTTGCCAGGACCGATTCGGAGGCTGGTCATCAAGGAATTAGTGCATTCATAGTAGATCGAAAATTACCTGGTGTAGAAGTGTCAAAGAAACTCCCGAAAATGGGACAGCGTGCTTGTGATTGTTGTGAAGTGATTTTTAAACGGGTTGAACTTCCACCCGAAGCTCTATTGGGTCAAGAGGGAGACGGTTTTAAACTTGCGATGCGTGTCTTTGACAGTAGCCGTCCCATTATAGGTGCACTTGGCGTGGGACTTTCACAACGAGCTCTAGATGAGTCTCTTCGATTTGCTAAAGGGCGCGAAGCATTTGGTCAATCTATTCTTGGATTTCAGGGGGTTGGGTTTAAAATTGCTGAAATGGCCATGAGGACTCAAGCATCAAGGCTTCTGACCTATCATGCCGCCTATAAAAATGCCATTGGTCAGCGTAACACCCTAGAAGCTTCATATGCGAAGACATTTGCCTCCGACACTGCAATGTGGGCTGCTACCGAGGCTGTTCAGATTCATGGTGGATATGGTTACAGTGAAGAATATCCGGTTGAAAAACTCATGAGAGATGCAAAAGTCCTCCAGATTTATGAGGGGACTAACGAAATCCAGCGGGTCATTATGGTTAGGGAGTTATCGAAGTAGTTATGTTCTACTGGCGGGTTTAGGTCTAGGTATATGACGGGTAGCACACCAGTCCCTTCGACAAACTCAGGGCAGGCTTGCTGGTGTGTGAAATTGCAACGAGCAAGCCTCATTGCCTACCCTTTTGGAAATCAAAAGTTTGGGATAAATTTACACTTGTTGGATAAAAGTACTCACGATGACGGAAAAGGATGGGCATGAAAGCCATTGTCATTGCGAGACTGACACTTCAAATGATTTCAGTGCAGGCTCCGTCAGTCGTGGCAATCTCCTCCTTCTCGATCTCAGGAGATCACTTCGCAATTGCTCGCGATGACGATTTTGGCTTTGATTTTGAGGACTAAAGGCGATCTTCGGATTGCCTCAATTAGATGCGAGACTGGAGGACTGAAGCCCTCCGCTATGCTTTACAACAAATGATCGCGTCGCATGTAATTTTCCTCCATCAGTTGGGGTTCCCTCCCCCTTGAGGGGGAGGAATGAAGGTGGGGTGATTAATTGTTCACCCGTTAATGAGATAATACCTATGTATGTAAAAACATGGTGCTGATTTATTTGCTTGAACCAATTATCATTATGGATGATCATAGTTAACGATGCCGCAACGAAATAAGTACATTTCCTGCTCACAGGTTTCACTAAACGCAAGCGAAGAAATCTTTGCTACTGCCCCAAGGGTAGACGTCTGGTTTTTGTTGGAATACAGGGGACACTGGTCAGATAAGGCCTTTGCCAGTAGTAAGGTTCCCGAAATTGTCAAAAAAAGACTCGAAGAGCATCTCGAAAGAATACCTAATTCACGTCTTCAACTAATAAAAAGACAGAATAATCGTGAGGAAATGTTAAAGTTCTATGTTGTTCTGAGTGATGAATTAGATCCAAGACTTTATGAAGTAGATTTAGATAAATACGAAGATCTGCTGGAATTGGATCTAAGCAGAATCCTGGGGAATGCTCTCTATTTAAGAAACGAGCCTATCTTTTTAGTATGCACAAATGGTGAATATGATAAATGCTGTGGGAAGTATGGCGTGCCTGTGTATTTAGAAGCAGCTAAGAATGAAAATGGTTTCAAGGTATGGCGAACTACTCATCTAGGCGGTCATAGATTTGCAGCGAATTTGTTGCATTTACCATTTGGGATTTATTACGGCCGGGTAAGGGATATCAATGTCGCCAAATTGATAAAGGACTCTATAAATCGTAACATAAAACTCGAACACTACCGTGGTCATTCCTGTTACAATAAAGATGTGCAAGCCGCCGAGTTCTTTTTAAGAAATTTGACCGGGGAAACTGAAATCTCAGCTTTTCAATTTAAAGAAGCTAACCATAAGCGTGAAGGAAATTTAATTTTTGAATTTATTTCAAAATCGGATGGCAAAAGCCATTTTATTCATGTTCAAAAAGATAGGTCTGCTCTGTTTAACTATACAAGCTGTGGGGATGATGAGAAATCTCAAATAGCACAATATAGATTAGTTGATTATAAGTGAAAGGGTGTAAGTATTATCTCTGTTGTTCAGAAGTGCCGTTTAATTTTGAATGTTGTATTGAAATTTCAGGCCATAAATCTTGTGATATAGGAGTATTAAGACCTCGCTGATTTTTTACGTTGATTTTATAAGCGGGTTTAAATCTTGGAATTCCTTCCAGGCCCTTTGAAAATCTTCCATATCTTTTTGTGCTTTGGCCATGGAGTTCATAGCTCTTGTACCTTTCTCAATAATCTCATAAAACTTGACGCTTAATTCTATAGGCAGATTCATCATTTTAAACCACTCCTCATACGGATTTTTCATTGAAATCTCCTTCGTTAGATTTTAAGATCAAACCTTATTAATTATAACGGTAAAGAACAGCCTCTAATATACAATGTAAGTTGGGTTTGGATTGGGAGATAAACAAGATTATCTCCCTATTTATCTGTAATATAAAGTAGTTTCATTGAATAGGGGACGAGCGCAGTTTTACTGAGATGATAATACCAATCAGTAGACGGTTAGAGCCTTAGCCTTTCAATTTCGTTGATTGTGCAGCCCTGAGATGGATGTGTTAGTGTGTCCTTATTCTCAATCAATAGCCTTTTAATAAACCTACCAGCGATATTTGTACCAACCTTGCTTCTTACCCTTATACCACCCCGGAGGGCCATAGATTACGGGGCCGGGCTGGACATAAACAGGAGGTGCAACAATCACGGGAGCCGGCGCTACGTAAACCGGCGGGGGAGGTGCGACAATCACCGGAGCCGGGGCCACTACGACTGGAAGCGGTAAGCCCACGCCTATATTGAAGAAGAAATTTGTCTTCGCCATCGAAGTAGTTGGAACCAGTAAGATCAAGAATAGAATTGCTAATAAAAGGAATCTTTTCATTTCGCATTCCTCCCGATGAAATAGTCTCGTCAATATAAACTCAGGATACAGAAAAAAGGTTTCACGCTGTGAAAATCGTCAGATGTATCTGGAGTGCCCGAGGATGAAACACGAGGAATGCAACCCTATCGGGACAAGAACGTCTCGACTATCCATGATAGATACCGTTGTCAATAACGATAGGCGGGGTTTTCTAACCCCGCACGGGTCAAAGAAACATGCGGAATGGAAACCTGGCCCGGGTATCGTCGAAGGACGGTTTCCCCTACATACGGTGGTAATCATGACGTTTATTAGACAAGCCCGCCGTTCTTGCTGGCGGGTTGTTGTGCGGATCTGCAATACCTTCAGATTTCGGGACAAGAATGTCCCGACTAGTGCGCCTGAGATGGCACATAATCAGAGCGGTGAGAGTCCGCTCCAAGCACACGTTCTCCGGCTTGTAGCCAACTGTAACTGCATTACCGTAAGGTAGGGTGGGAAGCAACAGAAGGCGAACGGTTAGTCCGTAACGTTTAGTGAACTCGATTCGGCCCCATAATGCGGCGAGCCTGCTAGTCAATGGCGAAGCCCAGACCCTGAAGAGAACAGGGAAGTCCACCACGCTGAAGGGTAACGTGCTAAAGCGATGGTGGGGGTTATGGGGTGATTGGAGACGGAATGACTGGAAGGTCATGTGCAGGAATCAGGGATATCCATACGCTGAAATGGTGCGGTGAATGGAAGTCAGAGCCTTCATAGTAGCGATGAAGTCCCGTAATGGGGATGGAGCGAAGGGAGTCCATGTTGACAGCCC
The sequence above is drawn from the Thermodesulfobacteriota bacterium genome and encodes:
- a CDS encoding ROK family protein produces the protein MDKVVIGVDIGGTNLRAASIDRNGKIVSRKSRSSDAKKGIEYVMENLISLLTEMIADENISGIGIGIPGIIDVDKGILTQAPNISEVKDYPIKEKLIHELGSAIDVVTENDANCAALGEWWLGAGKDVNSLIILTLGTGLGGGIILNGKLWRGVNGMAGEIGHMTIDPDGPKCNCGNFGCLESFASAEAIRRMVKEGLRNKNLNTILRNEIRHVTIHDIPEIVGKAARIGDKFSYEIWESFGKALGMAIANLTNLLNVEMIIIGGGLSNSWDLFIASALIEARKRGLRAPMEYVEIKKSELGDDAGLLGAGYLALMGASNNR
- a CDS encoding sucrase ferredoxin; translated protein: MPQRNKYISCSQVSLNASEEIFATAPRVDVWFLLEYRGHWSDKAFASSKVPEIVKKRLEEHLERIPNSRLQLIKRQNNREEMLKFYVVLSDELDPRLYEVDLDKYEDLLELDLSRILGNALYLRNEPIFLVCTNGEYDKCCGKYGVPVYLEAAKNENGFKVWRTTHLGGHRFAANLLHLPFGIYYGRVRDINVAKLIKDSINRNIKLEHYRGHSCYNKDVQAAEFFLRNLTGETEISAFQFKEANHKREGNLIFEFISKSDGKSHFIHVQKDRSALFNYTSCGDDEKSQIAQYRLVDYK
- the tilS gene encoding tRNA lysidine(34) synthetase TilS → INVLLDSREASGELYLPGEIVVAKGHGLFVLTKKVLLRCSFGYTVDSAGLHKFPHTEFEIQIERVSSLKSDKYLGCFDSMSVEFPIEVRNFNKGDSFIPYGMNEFKKLKNYFIDEKIPKFLRCRIPIFLCKGEIMWIGGMRVDERFKVIDKRKKVLTIRLIKPNFEKLQIQ
- a CDS encoding acyl-CoA dehydrogenase family protein yields the protein MEYGLTEEQEMIRNLARDFARNEIAPAANIYDRTAEFPHDILSKVREVGLINLCIPEEYGGNDLTPIERILVTEELAWGCTGITVAITVINSLAAEPILLAGTNEQKKRYLGMLSEGLGSYCVTEPNAGSDMASISTRARRVGRGFELDGQKTWISNAHEASFFVVFARTDSEAGHQGISAFIVDRKLPGVEVSKKLPKMGQRACDCCEVIFKRVELPPEALLGQEGDGFKLAMRVFDSSRPIIGALGVGLSQRALDESLRFAKGREAFGQSILGFQGVGFKIAEMAMRTQASRLLTYHAAYKNAIGQRNTLEASYAKTFASDTAMWAATEAVQIHGGYGYSEEYPVEKLMRDAKVLQIYEGTNEIQRVIMVRELSK